The following is a genomic window from Rhizobium sp. NRK18.
CTACACATTTCAAATGATCGGCGATAATGTCCGGCGCAATCGATAACCGCTACGGAGACCATCATGGCCGGCCACTCAATTCCGCACTTCCAGAACGACGGCGGATACCGCGAAATCCAGATCGGCGTGAAGGAGTTCATGTGCACGGGCGCGTCCGTTCCCTTCGACCATCCGCACATCTTCATCGACATGGGCGACGACAACGAGAAGGTCTGTTCCTACTGCTCAACGCTCTACAAGTACAATCCGGCGCTGAAGGCGGACGAAACCGTTCCGGCCGGCTGCACCTTTCATATGAACGCCGCCTGATCAGGCGGTCTCCGGCCGCGTGGCGCCTGCCCCAGCGCCCCGGCCGCGACAAGAGAACGGCGGCACTTCCATGACCATCAAATCCGTATTGATCGCCGGCGCCGGCATTGCCGGCCTGACCGCGGCGCTCGCAATGGCGCGCGCCGGCATTTCCTCGCGCATCATCGAGCAGGCAGTCGACCTGCAGGAGGTCGGCGCAGGATTGCAGATTTCGCCAAACGCATCGCGGCTTCTGGCCGACGTCGGCGTTCTCTCGAGGCTGGAAAGCGTGTGGCTGGAACCGGAGGCGATCAACCTGGTCTCCGGCCAGTCGCTGGCGACACTGGCAAGTGTGCCGCTAGGAGCTGCCGGTCGCCGCCGCTGGGGCGCACCCTATGGCGTTCTGCACCGCGCGACGCTGCAGAAGGCGCTTGTCGAAGCCGTGCGGGACAATACGCTGTGCCGGCTGGAGCTCGGCCATCGGCTGGAACCTGAAACGCTTGAGGCCGCGATGGCGGAGAGCGGCGCCGCCCTCCTTATCGGGGCGGATGGCGTATGGTCGCGGGTCAGAAGCCGCGTTCCCGGCGCGCCCGTGCCGCGTTTTTCCGGCAATGTCGCCTGGCGCTTCGTCGTGCCGGCCGATCAGGCGCCGGAAGTCCTGCGTCGCGATTCGGTAACCGCCCTGCTCGGACCCTCGGCGCACCTCGTCTGCTATCCGCTGAAGGAAGCCGGCGGCTTCAACCTCGTCGCCATCACCTCCGGCATCAATCCCGGCGAAACGTGGAACGCGCCCAGCGATCCGGCCGGCCGCGCCTTGATGGAGAGCGCATTCAGGAGTTGGCACGGCACGATCCGCAAGCTCCTCGGCGACGCCGAACGGCCCGTCTTCTGGCCATTGAACGAGGTTGGCTCCGGCCGCTGGCAGAATGGCGTCGACACCGTGCTGATCGGGGATGCGGCGCATGCGATGATGCCGTTTGCCGCACAGGGGGCTGCCATGGCGATCGAGGATGCGTTCGAACTCGCCGCCCTGGTTGCCCGCCTGCAGCCGGTCCCGGCACTGGCGACCTTCGAAAGCCGCCGCCGCGAGCGGGCCACAAAACTGTCGCGCCGGGCCGCCTTCAACAAGTTCGCCTATCACGCGACCGGTCCTGTCCGTATCGGCCGGGACCTCATCCTCTCCATGCGATCGCCGCAGTCACTTGCCGGAGATCTCGACTGGATCTACGGCTACCGGATCGGGGGCTGACGCCCCCGTCCCTCAGACCACCGCGGCTGCGGCAAGCCCCGCCTCGATGTCCTTCCTGATATCCGCGACATCTTCCAGACCGATCTGCAGGCGCAGCACCGGCCCTTCGGTCGGTGCCTTGCGGATCGTGCGGTCGGAGAGGTTGACGTGCACGGCGAGGCTTTCGAAGCCGCCCCAGGAATAGCCGAGGCCGAACAGCCGCAGGGCATCGAGGAAGGCATGCGCCTTGGCCTTGAAGCGGGCGGGGTCGCCGGCGGCCAGAACGATGGAGAAGATGCCGCTGGCGCCGGTGAAGTCCCGCTTCCAGATCTCATGGCCGGGGAAGCTTTCGAGCGCCGGATGGAGCACCCGCGCCACGTCGTCGCGCGTCTCCAGCCAGCGGGCAAGCTCCAATGCGCTGTCCTGGTGGCGTTCGAGGCGAATGCCCATGGTGCGTAGCCCGCGCAGGATCTGGTAGGCATCGTCGGGCGCGGCGCACATGCCGAGCGTGAAGTTGCCGTCCCAGAGACGGGGCCAGCATTCCTTGTTGGCTGAAACCGTGCCGAAGAGCACGTCGGAATGGCCGGACGGATACTTGGTCGCGGCATGGATTGAAATGTCGACACCATGGTCGAGCGGACGGAAGAAGAGCGGCGTGGCCCAGGTGTTGTCCATCGTCACGACAGCACCGTGGCGGTGGGCGACGGCTGAAATCGCGCCGATATCCTGCATCTCGAACGTGTTGGAGCCCGGCGCCTCGGTGTGGACGAGCTTCGTGTTCGGGCGCATCAGGGTTTCGATGCCGGCGCCGATTTCCGGGTCGTAATATTCGGCCTCGATGCCCAGAC
Proteins encoded in this region:
- a CDS encoding zinc-finger domain-containing protein → MAGHSIPHFQNDGGYREIQIGVKEFMCTGASVPFDHPHIFIDMGDDNEKVCSYCSTLYKYNPALKADETVPAGCTFHMNAA
- a CDS encoding FAD-dependent monooxygenase; the encoded protein is MTIKSVLIAGAGIAGLTAALAMARAGISSRIIEQAVDLQEVGAGLQISPNASRLLADVGVLSRLESVWLEPEAINLVSGQSLATLASVPLGAAGRRRWGAPYGVLHRATLQKALVEAVRDNTLCRLELGHRLEPETLEAAMAESGAALLIGADGVWSRVRSRVPGAPVPRFSGNVAWRFVVPADQAPEVLRRDSVTALLGPSAHLVCYPLKEAGGFNLVAITSGINPGETWNAPSDPAGRALMESAFRSWHGTIRKLLGDAERPVFWPLNEVGSGRWQNGVDTVLIGDAAHAMMPFAAQGAAMAIEDAFELAALVARLQPVPALATFESRRRERATKLSRRAAFNKFAYHATGPVRIGRDLILSMRSPQSLAGDLDWIYGYRIGG
- a CDS encoding cystathionine beta-lyase, translated to MNDMKSKLDGAGINTRLAHSGNNPREFHGFVNPPVVHASTVLFPDAHTMETRGQKYSYGTRGTPTSDALADAINALEGSEGTILLPSGLAAVTVPFLAFLSSGDHALIVDSVYGPTRHFCDTMLKRLGIEAEYYDPEIGAGIETLMRPNTKLVHTEAPGSNTFEMQDIGAISAVAHRHGAVVTMDNTWATPLFFRPLDHGVDISIHAATKYPSGHSDVLFGTVSANKECWPRLWDGNFTLGMCAAPDDAYQILRGLRTMGIRLERHQDSALELARWLETRDDVARVLHPALESFPGHEIWKRDFTGASGIFSIVLAAGDPARFKAKAHAFLDALRLFGLGYSWGGFESLAVHVNLSDRTIRKAPTEGPVLRLQIGLEDVADIRKDIEAGLAAAAVV